The following nucleotide sequence is from Candidatus Eisenbacteria bacterium.
CTTCGGATGGACGGCTCCTGATCGAGGTCCCGAATTTGTACGCACACGATTCTTTCGAAGTGGCGCACCTGTACGCTTTCAGCCCGCAATTGAAGTCGTGAATATTGATACCGGTCAGCTTTGAGGTCACGAAATTGAAAAGCTTCGATGGAATCTTCTTCCCGATTGGATCCATCCTCTTCTTTTTCCATCCGGAGACAAGGTCATATCCTTCGTCAAGTTTCCTTATGAGTTTCCCGATTTCGGCGGGATCATCCTGGAGGTCACCATCGAGAGTCACAACAACATCGCCCGCGGCTTCCCCAAAGCCTACTGAGAGAGCTGCGGACTTTCCGAGGTTTCTCCTGAACACGAAGGCTTTTACTGTCGGGTCTTTCTTGGACAATTCAGAAAGTACGGTCTGCGTCGAATCTAGGCT
It contains:
- a CDS encoding glycosyltransferase family 2 protein — protein: MTVSLVSVVIPVYNEAESLLELHSRLDEELKRLGVERELIFIDDGSLDSTQTVLSELSKKDPTVKAFVFRRNLGKSAALSVGFGEAAGDVVVTLDGDLQDDPAEIGKLIRKLDEGYDLVSGWKKKRMDPIGKKIPSKLFNFVTSKLTGINIHDFNCGLKAYRCATSKESCAYKFGTSIRSRPSE